The region GTTCATATATAAAAGCTAGAAGCACCCGCTCCGATTGTCCGCCAGTCGAGCAGCACAAACCCTAACCCCTGGCATCGATCATCCTCTGAGATCTCTCAAAATCCTCAACCCCGACCACATGGGATCCAGGAGATTCAACTTCGGCGATGGCGCCAGCCCCGGGTGAGTCCCTAGTTGTTTATCTAAGACTTTTGATTGATGGATGGATGGATGAattgatgtgtgtgtgtgtgttgagCTGTGCTAATTAGGGTTTTGTTTTTCTATGATACAGAAAAATCTTCATTGGTGGTTTAGCTAAGGATACAACTCTAGGTTTGCTTTGAAATGCCTTCTACGATTGTTTCATTGGTGTTCTgtgttgttttatttatttatttttttctgtgATGGTAATTTGACTTACTTCTATTATTTGTTTGGGGAATTTAATTTGGTTGAAGATCAATTTGTGAAGTACTTTGGGAAGTATGGAGATATCACAGACTCTGTTATCATGAAGGACCGTCAAACTGGACGACCCAGGGGGTTTGGGTTCATCACGTATGCTGATCCAGCTGTTGTTGACACTGTTATTGCTGAAACCCATATCATCAATGGCAAACAGGTGAGAGCTGATCAAATTTATTTACCACCAATCAAATGCATTTTTATCTGCTGGCTGTTGAAGTTTTGTCCATAATAATGAAGTTGGCAATAGTGCCATTCTTTCAATGAGCTCATAAGATTTTCCCTTTTGTCCTTGTAAAGTGAAAGGATGCTTTTCACAAGTTGGATAGGTCTATGGGCACAGTATGCAAGCCTTGATCAATAAATCTAATACTTAGCTTCTAAGCATTTATAGTTAGGGTTTTTGACTTAAATAAGCATAATTGAAATGGATTGGGCACAATGGATAGATTTCAAATCCTTGACAAAAATAGGGAAAACTAGTTTGGAAAATGCATTTGAGTCATAGCCCTTTATAGATATTCAAGTTTTCAAATTTAGTATCTGAGTAATTTAGGTTGCATGCTTTGTAATTCAAACGAAATAAGAAAAGTTTTAGTTATGCATTGATATGTATGACTTAACATACTTCTATAAGTATATATTaatgaactatatatattatgaagCTGTGTCATAACTGCCATATCTTGTGTATTCTAGGAACATTTAATTATGCCTATTGCAATCAAAATCCCTTTATAGTTATTCAAGTTTTCAAATTTAGTATCTGAGTAATTTAGGTTGCATGCTTTGTAACtcaaaagaaataagaaaagtTTTAGTTATGTATTGATATGTATGACTTAACATACttctataagtatatatattaatgaactATAAACATTACGAAGCTTTGTCATAACCGCCATATCATTTGTTTTCTATGAACATCTAATTCTCTTTAAAGAGCGGTGGCACAAGATACGGGGTTTATGATCCTTGAGAAATAATAATTCTCCATTTTGACAGGTTGAGATAAAGAGAACCATTCCCAAAGGATCTGCTGAATCCAAGGATATCAAGACCAAGAAGATTTTTGTTGGTGGTATTCCTACTGTGGTAACTGAAGGTAAAGACGTGTCCTTTTGTAACATTTTATTCTTTGCTGATTCTGTTTTTTACTACTTTCTACCCGATACTTACAGTGTGGCTACAGCAGGACTGTGATTGTCCACTTTTGCATGTTTCACCAGCTTTTATGATCTCTAAGATTTAGCAACCAACATGTTTCATGCCTCTTGATGTGTTCCCTAATACATCTATTGTGTTCTTTTTGTTTTGGGTGGTTTAGATGAGTTAAAAAGCTTTTTCTCCAAGTATGGGAAGGTGGTTGAACATGAGATCATAAGAGACCATGTGACTAAACGATCCCGTGGGTTTGGATTTATTGTATTTGACAATGAACAAGTGGTTGATAATATTCTGGCTGATGGAAACATGCTAGATATGTCTGGTACCCAGGTTAGTTTTTCACTTTCCCCACTATATATTCTGTCCGGATATAATGATGTTGCATTTAAATTTTGTCTCTGAAGCCTAGAACTACTAGTTGGTTGCAGGTTTTCATTATATCACTAATTGTTAAGTGCTTGGCTCTCACACTAATGTACAGGTTGAATGTTTAGGTTGACTCTCTTCTTTGTTGTAGGTTGAGATCAAGAAAGCTGAACCAAAGAAACCCTCATACTCTGCACCTGCTCCTGCCTATGGTAGTGAGCCTAGGGGCCGTGGTTATGCTGACAACTATGGTGGATTTGGCAATAACTATAGCAGTTTTGACAGTGGTGGTTTTGGCCCTGCCTCTTATAGGTCTTATGGAGGCCTTGGGGGTGGTAGGTTTGGTGAATATGGATATGGTGCTGGTGAATATGGGGGCCGCTATGGTGACTTTGCTGGAGGTGATTTTGGTGGTGGTTACCGTGGAGAGCCCTCACTTGGCTACTCCAGTCGCTTTGGCTCTTATGCTGGTGGACTTGGTGGGGGATATGCTGGCAGTGGTTTAGGTCCATATGgtcgtggtggtggtggttatGGAGGGTTTGGTGGAGCTGGCTCAGGTGCTGGTTATGATTCTGGCCCTGGTGCTGGTTATGGTGGACCAGGAGGCATGTATGGAAATAGGGCAGGCTATAGTGGGCCTAGTGGCAGTGGTCGATACCATCCATATGCCAGATAGATGTTATACTAAACTTTTCCCATAGGTGTTGCTGTCAGGTCTCTTGGTTATTGCTTCTTGTCGCCCAGAGTTGAGTAGATATTCAAAGCCGTAGCAACTAGCAAGGAGGCACTGTCTAGAAGATTGGAACAACCTtagtttattttaatattgtgGTTTAAGAGAATATTAGATATATCTGCTTGATTCTGATTGAGCCTTGTGTTTGTAGTTTAGATGCTTTCTTCAAATTATGAAGTTTGGATTAGTTAGACCTCAATGTTGGGCtgtttaatgtatttttaaggTTAATATTTTAGATGATTGTTATGCAAGGAAATGATATATATCTCTACTAATCTAGTAATTTAAGGTTACTTGTAAGACTagttattagagttaattctatttttagccCTCAAAGTATAGTGGCTTTGCCACTTTTGGTCCTCAACTTTAAAATTGAGCAATTTCGGTCTTCCAAGTATTGATTTTTTGGTTACGTTTGGCCTCTGGGAGATTTTCTATCAAATGGTTGTTTGAGTCATTTGATAGAAAATCCACGGGAGGACCAAAAGtagcaccaaaaaaaaaatatttgaaggattaAGATTGGTCGACTTTAGAGTTGGGAACCAAAAGTGGCAAAACTACTATACTCGAAGGACTAAAATGGTATTAACTCCtagttattattatcattttttggtcATAGACCCTATCTATAAGATGGCAGACAGGTTCCATGACACTGAGCTAGTGCATATGTCTTAAGACATGGATTGTGTCTTGTGATTAGGTTCACAATGTGTTCTGAAGTATTGTAGTTAGCTTGATGGCAGCTATTTTAGGTTTTCCAGTTATTAGCTTGTCTACTTTATCAtagtttatataaatataataattaaaaaaactagTTAATAAGCTATGCTGCAAAGCTATAGTTGCACTTCTTTTATATCTAACTGATAATGTAGTAAAGTAGTCCAGTTTTGCAAAGGGATTTGAGAAGATAGCTATAAACTAGTAGtgattgtaatttatttatttactttttaatgtAGTAGACTAAAAATGTTGTAGAACAGTGACAGGGGGATGGCTGGAGTTGTGTGATGCGGTGGATTTGAAACAGAAGTTTGGTATGGTTGTTGGTGATTAGAGAAATGGGGAACCGTGGGTTGTCAACTGTGTTATGGTTCATAAGAGATGGCTCTTGTTGTGCTGCTAAAGAAAAATCTGGGGTTCTCATTGCTTCACTTGTATGCATTGACCACTCAAGAATagaataatacggagtagttgtTAGACTTTAAACTGATAGATTGAGGTTTTCTTACCCAGCCTAGTTTGCAACTGAAAGTTGAAACTTAGGTCTTGATGCTGAGTTCATTATATTTGAAAGCCGCTTCCCTTGTACCTTCATCTATATGCACACAGAACCGCTTCCCTATTAGCATTAGTTTGTAAATTGTTTTTCCCTCCATTCCAGATTTCACGGTAAGTATGCATGTATTGGCAATGTTATGCAGCTGCTTCAGTAACACAAGCATTGAGCAGGTAGACTGGCAGAAGAGGTTAGTGATGCTACTACACACAAGAATCCGGTCTGCCTTTTTTATGACTGGAATCCACTGGTGTGTTTACTACCGAAGAAGGAAAGTAGAGAATATGATTACTTGTACatctgaaaaacagaaaacagtgaGTGGAGaatggaaaattggagaaaggaaaaaggaaaacaatGTTTTGACTGGAATCTGTTGTTTTGCTGTCATCTTTTCTCCTGTAAATGATAGTCTTAGCTAGTAgtgttttttatttgtaattctgCCATGAATGTATGTAGTCCATGTAAACTTTACAGTACTATATGCCAGTTCATAAGAGTATCAAGTATCAACTACTCTGGGGCTTGCTTTGTTTTCTATTCAGCATGTAATATTCTTGTATTAGTGCCAAAAAGGGGATCTTATTGTAATGTATCTTTCAACAATTCTTGTATTAGTGCTGATCTTTCGTGTGAAGAAGGTGATCTTTCAGTCATTTATAATGAATGTTGGTAAAGgccaattttagtattttgttcTACCAATCCCATGGCCACAACTTCAGAAGGTAGAAGTGGTCTGTGTCATTTAAGGATCATTATATTGTGAATTAAGATTCATTGAGATCATTATATTGTGAATTAAGATTCATTAAAGTTTATTATAGGATCATTATACGGTTTATGCCCTAAATTAGGGTTCATTATGGAATCATTATATCGTGAATTAGGGGCTCACCATAAATTACGACTGGAATGTGTTTACTACAAAAGAAGTAGAAGTAGAGAATTTGATTATTTGTACATCTGAAAAACAGCGAATTGAAGTACGGTTTTGACTGGAATCTCTTGTTTTGCTGTCATTTTTCTTCCTGCAAATGGTAGTCTTAGCTAGTAgtgatttttatttgtaattcttccataatatataattactcCACGTGAACTTTACAGTAGTACTGTATACCAGTTCATAAGTATCAGCTTCTTTGGGGCTTGCTTTGTTTTCTATTCAGCATGCAATCATAATGTATCTTTCAAACAATTCTTGTATTAGTGGTGATCTTTCGTGTGAAAAAGGTGATCTTTCAGTcctttataatgaatttttgtaAAGtccaattttagtattttgttcTCTCAATCCCATGGTAGAAATCCCACTAAAGGATCATTATATTGTGAATTAGGATTCAGAGATCATTATATTGTGAATTATCATTATGTTGTGAATTAGGATTCATTTGAGATCATTATATCGTGATTTAAGATTCATTTGAGATCATTATATCGTGAATTAGGGTTCACTATAGGGTCATTATACCCTAAATTAGGCTTTAGGGTTAACTATAGGGTCATTATACCCTACATTAGGCTTGATTATGGAATCTTTAGGGGCGTTATACACTAAATTAGGTTTCATAATGGAATTTTTATAGGGTTTACCATGTTTATTGTAGAGTATAAATACGATTG is a window of Ipomoea triloba cultivar NCNSP0323 chromosome 11, ASM357664v1 DNA encoding:
- the LOC115996780 gene encoding heterogeneous nuclear ribonucleoprotein 1-like — its product is MGSRRFNFGDGASPGKIFIGGLAKDTTLDQFVKYFGKYGDITDSVIMKDRQTGRPRGFGFITYADPAVVDTVIAETHIINGKQVEIKRTIPKGSAESKDIKTKKIFVGGIPTVVTEDELKSFFSKYGKVVEHEIIRDHVTKRSRGFGFIVFDNEQVVDNILADGNMLDMSGTQVEIKKAEPKKPSYSAPAPAYGSEPRGRGYADNYGGFGNNYSSFDSGGFGPASYRSYGGLGGGRFGEYGYGAGEYGGRYGDFAGGDFGGGYRGEPSLGYSSRFGSYAGGLGGGYAGSGLGPYGRGGGGYGGFGGAGSGAGYDSGPGAGYGGPGGMYGNRAGYSGPSGSGRYHPYAR